From a region of the Caldisericum sp. genome:
- a CDS encoding DUF87 domain-containing protein: protein MSEENKSIDELIGQSEKIGTIGSPSSTAELTLDIMGTAVQKKLVGELALFTFKQENVTNYALGQITEIMLRNTWLEDPTMRSLARQRGVVNPVSGQQDTHLGQMTISAVFKENGDEFDPSILGTVPPTGTYIHLVSDEIIDKLLKKYREEIFYLGHVYGSLPKLPMWFKHFATGPKGAGEAYHIGIFGKTGSGKSVLAKMIMLAYARHSHMAIFVIDPQGEFSKDIRGEFYGNFPLDLKGALNALGKEIVLKSIKDLILDRWELFSEILYESNFFERLSIPKGENRRIACDILADKLKGKINLDSLNSKEAFNKAWDILGEEKVQTVIYKSDTARKRFIAMYEESDRDEFYRDHWIPVAKFFSKDREGSISVDELIVQTLELSVEKRPVVI, encoded by the coding sequence ATGAGCGAGGAAAATAAAAGTATTGACGAGTTAATAGGTCAAAGTGAAAAGATTGGGACAATTGGGTCACCTTCTTCAACTGCCGAGCTTACTCTAGATATTATGGGAACAGCTGTTCAGAAGAAACTTGTAGGAGAACTTGCTTTGTTCACCTTTAAACAAGAAAATGTTACAAATTACGCTTTAGGTCAGATAACTGAGATTATGCTGAGAAACACTTGGCTTGAAGACCCTACCATGAGATCACTTGCAAGACAAAGAGGTGTAGTAAACCCTGTGAGTGGTCAACAGGATACTCACTTAGGGCAAATGACGATAAGCGCGGTTTTTAAAGAAAATGGAGATGAGTTTGACCCGAGCATTCTAGGAACGGTTCCACCCACAGGCACTTACATTCATCTAGTTAGCGACGAAATAATCGACAAGCTTCTGAAAAAATATAGAGAAGAAATTTTTTACCTTGGTCATGTTTACGGTTCCCTTCCAAAGCTTCCGATGTGGTTTAAACATTTTGCTACTGGTCCAAAAGGTGCGGGGGAAGCATATCACATTGGGATTTTCGGAAAGACAGGCTCAGGAAAGTCAGTTCTAGCTAAAATGATTATGCTTGCTTACGCTCGACACTCTCATATGGCGATATTTGTTATTGACCCACAAGGTGAGTTCAGCAAGGATATACGTGGAGAGTTTTATGGAAACTTTCCCCTGGACTTGAAAGGAGCACTTAATGCATTAGGCAAGGAAATAGTCTTAAAGAGTATAAAGGATCTTATTTTGGATAGGTGGGAGCTTTTTAGCGAGATTTTGTACGAATCAAATTTTTTTGAAAGACTCTCCATTCCCAAAGGAGAAAATAGAAGGATTGCGTGCGATATTTTAGCGGATAAGCTAAAAGGCAAAATAAACCTTGATTCCCTAAATTCGAAAGAAGCCTTTAATAAGGCTTGGGATATCCTTGGTGAAGAAAAAGTGCAAACGGTCATATATAAAAGCGATACTGCTCGAAAACGTTTTATAGCTATGTATGAAGAATCAGATAGAGACGAGTTTTATAGAGATCATTGGATTCCGGTTGCCAAGTTCTTTTCCAAAGACAGAGAAGGATCGATAAGCGTTGATGAACTAATAGTCCAAACACTCGAACTGTCTGTTGAGAAACGACCTGTAGTGATTAT